A genomic window from Planctomycetia bacterium includes:
- the lptB gene encoding LPS export ABC transporter ATP-binding protein — MSMLEVRGLVKIYGRRRVVDGVDFEVGRGEIVGLLGPNGAGKTTSFRMACGMIEPNAGKVLLNDKDITTWPMYRRAKEGGMGYLAQESSVFRKLSVEKNLLGVMEMLGMDRKVRKLRCDELLERFKIKHLRKSTAMSLSGGERRRLEIARCLVSDPQLILLDEPFTGIDPVTVDSIQEIIRELQNGGMSILITDHHVRETLQITDRSYVIRGGKVLCHGRPQEVLQNADAKKYYFGDSMDIGNGLSDGPDNEAA, encoded by the coding sequence ATGTCGATGCTCGAAGTTCGAGGCTTGGTGAAGATCTACGGGCGGCGGCGCGTCGTCGACGGGGTCGACTTCGAAGTCGGGCGCGGGGAGATCGTCGGGCTCTTAGGCCCCAACGGCGCCGGCAAGACCACGAGCTTTCGCATGGCTTGCGGCATGATCGAGCCGAATGCAGGCAAGGTGCTCCTCAACGACAAAGACATCACCACTTGGCCGATGTATCGTCGCGCCAAGGAAGGTGGGATGGGTTACCTGGCGCAAGAGTCGAGCGTATTTCGCAAGCTGAGCGTCGAGAAGAATCTGCTCGGCGTGATGGAAATGCTCGGTATGGATCGCAAAGTGCGCAAGCTTCGGTGCGATGAATTGCTGGAGCGATTCAAGATCAAGCATCTTCGCAAAAGCACCGCCATGTCGCTGTCGGGCGGTGAGCGACGGCGGCTGGAGATTGCGCGCTGCTTGGTCTCGGATCCTCAATTGATTCTGCTCGACGAACCGTTCACGGGCATCGATCCCGTCACGGTCGATAGCATCCAAGAGATCATCCGCGAACTGCAAAACGGCGGCATGTCGATCCTCATCACCGACCATCACGTGCGCGAGACGCTTCAGATCACGGATCGGAGCTATGTGATTCGCGGCGGCAAGGTGCTTTGCCACGGCCGGCCGCAGGAAGTATTGCAGAACGCCGATGCCAAAAAGTATTACTTCGGCGACTCGATGGACATCGGCAACGGCCTGAGCGACGGTCCTGACAACGAAGCCGCATAG
- the lepB gene encoding signal peptidase I, whose translation MSKSKDASVPWQATGPKPTMFESIRETFDSIAIAFILAFLFRSFEAEAFVIPTGSMALTLMGAHKEIECPQCSMPYRVGASEEFPEEENKRPRRVTSSICPNCRFRDVYADHPDTFPPTFNGDRILVTKFPYEFADPKRFDVAVFKNPGEAKQNYIKRVVGLPQEEILIYRGDIYARSPEANQFTIARKSPEKIVAIMQTVYDNDHVLPQLIERGWPQRWRQSQPNGEAVAAKDATWQTSADMKSFRAVGKSPVEAWLRYEHVVPDDRAWRILTQRPLTDEDRRTFCKPQLIADFCEYNTGEANDISALGIHWVSDLALECELEFTDRADDNAEAILELVEGGKAFQCRIRAATGDVELRIEGVEGYHPTAKAAVVGKGPHRLRFANIDDHLLLWVGNKPIAFDASTNFLATNSAPVFTIGRDDNNTPRMVTQGHKLDGDTKFPPLEIGIPTEQDLRSPVGIAARGVDITASHLHLKRDLYYVADKGREHLAEYPTWPPIRDNVADYRDNAFQAFEHPGLTQLSSEWRDADVLRAFMSDVKTAPERWSQLGAVTFQLQADQFFVLGDNSPKSLDGRLWNGQGYESYVKRELLIGKALFVYWPHGFENVPGTSIGLPDLPFLGNQYGPNFRAMRLIR comes from the coding sequence ATGTCGAAGTCTAAAGACGCATCGGTCCCTTGGCAGGCGACCGGTCCCAAGCCGACGATGTTCGAGAGCATTCGCGAGACCTTCGACTCGATCGCGATCGCGTTCATACTCGCGTTCTTGTTTCGCAGCTTCGAGGCCGAGGCGTTCGTCATTCCGACCGGCTCGATGGCCCTCACGCTGATGGGTGCGCATAAGGAAATCGAGTGCCCGCAATGCAGCATGCCCTATCGCGTAGGCGCGAGCGAAGAATTTCCCGAGGAAGAAAACAAACGGCCGCGGCGAGTGACGTCGTCGATCTGCCCGAACTGTCGTTTTCGCGACGTCTACGCGGATCATCCGGATACGTTTCCGCCGACATTCAACGGCGATCGGATTCTCGTAACGAAATTTCCCTACGAATTCGCCGACCCGAAACGCTTCGATGTCGCGGTATTCAAAAATCCCGGGGAAGCGAAGCAAAACTACATCAAGCGCGTCGTCGGACTCCCCCAAGAAGAGATCCTGATTTATCGCGGGGATATTTACGCACGCAGCCCTGAGGCGAATCAATTCACGATCGCGCGCAAGTCGCCCGAAAAGATCGTGGCGATCATGCAGACCGTCTACGACAACGACCACGTCTTGCCGCAGCTGATCGAACGCGGCTGGCCGCAACGCTGGCGACAATCGCAACCCAACGGCGAAGCCGTGGCTGCGAAAGATGCGACATGGCAGACCTCGGCCGATATGAAATCGTTTCGGGCCGTCGGCAAGTCTCCGGTCGAAGCTTGGCTCCGCTACGAACACGTCGTGCCCGACGACCGCGCATGGAGAATTCTCACCCAACGTCCTCTGACGGACGAAGACCGTCGCACGTTTTGCAAACCGCAACTCATCGCCGACTTCTGCGAATACAACACGGGCGAAGCGAATGATATCAGCGCACTCGGCATCCATTGGGTAAGCGATTTGGCGCTGGAGTGCGAACTCGAATTCACGGATCGCGCCGACGATAACGCCGAAGCGATCTTGGAATTGGTCGAAGGTGGCAAAGCGTTTCAATGCCGCATTCGTGCGGCGACGGGCGACGTCGAGCTACGAATCGAGGGAGTGGAAGGATATCATCCGACAGCCAAAGCCGCGGTCGTAGGCAAAGGCCCCCACCGACTTCGTTTCGCCAACATCGACGATCATCTCTTGCTTTGGGTCGGCAATAAGCCGATCGCGTTCGATGCTTCGACGAATTTTTTGGCGACGAACTCCGCGCCCGTCTTCACGATCGGCCGCGACGACAACAACACACCGCGCATGGTGACGCAAGGACACAAACTCGACGGCGACACGAAGTTTCCGCCGCTTGAGATCGGCATCCCTACGGAACAAGATCTCCGCTCGCCGGTCGGCATTGCGGCGCGTGGAGTCGATATCACGGCCTCGCATCTGCATCTCAAACGCGACTTATATTACGTCGCCGATAAAGGACGCGAACATCTCGCCGAGTATCCGACATGGCCGCCGATTCGAGACAACGTGGCCGATTATCGCGACAATGCGTTTCAAGCTTTCGAGCATCCCGGGCTCACGCAACTTTCCTCGGAATGGCGAGACGCCGATGTGTTGCGAGCTTTCATGTCGGATGTAAAAACGGCGCCGGAACGCTGGAGCCAACTCGGAGCGGTGACGTTCCAATTGCAGGCCGATCAGTTTTTCGTACTCGGCGATAACAGTCCGAAAAGCCTCGATGGTCGGCTTTGGAACGGGCAAGGCTATGAATCTTACGTCAAACGAGAATTGCTGATCGGCAAAGCGCTGTTCGTCTACTGGCCGCACGGCTTCGAAAACGTTCCCGGAACGTCGATCGGGCTGCCGGACCTGCCGTTTCTCGGCAACCAATATGGGCCCAATTTCCGCGCAATGCGGCTGATTCGATAA
- the lepB gene encoding signal peptidase I yields the protein MRRFLEPIITLFVGLLLVGGWLVEPFAVVSGSMSPTVLGPHRTFVCAECGKRNDLAADIAEIPGRVAYCAACRSRGPTIDNLPVVPGDRLLVDRRAFLIRAPRRWEIVAFRLPHEAHLVGVKRVVGLPGETIELRDGKFTADGIALVPPAESLAEAPDYTPPRSYRGPLRWQLGPDEYFVVGDNAELSDDSRLWPEGPGVAAQLIVGKPFAVHYPLRAATWYGIPFNVPDVSAIRYIR from the coding sequence ATGCGTCGTTTCCTCGAGCCGATCATCACGCTCTTCGTCGGACTGCTGCTCGTCGGCGGTTGGCTCGTCGAACCGTTTGCGGTCGTCAGCGGATCGATGTCGCCGACGGTGCTCGGGCCGCACCGGACCTTCGTCTGTGCAGAGTGCGGAAAGCGCAACGATCTCGCAGCCGACATCGCCGAGATTCCCGGCCGAGTCGCCTACTGCGCCGCATGCCGCTCGCGCGGCCCTACGATCGACAACCTGCCCGTCGTTCCCGGCGATCGGCTCTTGGTCGATCGACGTGCGTTTCTCATCCGCGCGCCGCGGCGCTGGGAAATCGTGGCGTTTCGCTTGCCGCATGAGGCGCACCTAGTCGGGGTGAAGCGCGTCGTCGGCCTGCCGGGCGAAACGATCGAACTACGCGACGGCAAGTTCACGGCCGACGGCATCGCGCTCGTTCCGCCGGCCGAATCCCTCGCCGAAGCGCCCGACTACACGCCGCCGCGCAGCTATCGCGGCCCGCTCCGATGGCAACTCGGGCCGGACGAATACTTCGTCGTCGGCGACAATGCCGAGCTATCGGATGATAGCAGGCTCTGGCCGGAGGGGCCGGGCGTAGCCGCACAACTCATCGTAGGGAAACCATTTGCGGTACATTATCCGCTGCGCGCCGCCACTTGGTACGGCATCCCTTTTAACGTTCCCGACGTTTCGGCGATCCGGTATATTCGCTGA
- the lepA gene encoding translation elongation factor 4 — protein sequence MPLDCTHIRNFCIVAHIDHGKSTLADRILEKTGTIEKREMRAQILDDMDLERQRGITIKARAVSMRFPHKGVIYEMNLIDTPGHVDFHYEVSRSLACCEGALLLVDASQGVEAQTMANAFAAINADLTIVPVLNKIDMVNARPDEVIGEMESTLGIDPFDVQRCSGKTGEGVEDLLVAIVEKMPAPKGDPAAPLQAMVFDSHYDPFRGVITYLRLMNGVLNRGQKIRFLRTGQTFDILEAGQFVPERKACDTLQAGQVGYIICNIKDVRQVHIGDTVSIPGDEAAEALPGYLEPKRMVFCGLYPSDGQDFEELRDALTKLAINDPSFEFEPETSDALGFGFRCGFLGLLHMEIVQQRLEQEADIDLVQTAPNVTYEIVNTAGETLRIYNPQKVPDSGSIKEFRQPIVRVSFILPSNDIGPIMQLCNDKRGTYVKTEYLSPTRAMLVYDLPLAEVIYDLHDKLKSFTKGYGTMDYELVGYFEADLVRMDILVGGNRVDALSVICDRRDSERRGRAIVKKLRSEIDRHQFEVAIQAAIGSRIIARETISALRKNVTAKCYGGDITRKRKLLSKQKEGKKRMKSIGSVDIPQKAFLAVLETGNEENK from the coding sequence ATGCCTCTCGACTGTACGCACATTCGCAACTTCTGCATCGTCGCCCATATCGACCACGGCAAGAGCACGCTCGCCGATCGAATCTTGGAGAAGACCGGAACGATCGAGAAGCGGGAAATGCGCGCGCAGATTCTCGACGACATGGATCTCGAACGGCAGCGCGGCATCACGATCAAGGCCCGCGCCGTCTCGATGCGGTTTCCGCATAAAGGGGTCATCTACGAGATGAACCTGATCGACACCCCCGGCCACGTCGACTTCCACTACGAAGTTTCGCGCAGCTTGGCGTGTTGCGAAGGGGCATTGCTGCTGGTCGATGCCTCGCAGGGGGTCGAAGCGCAAACGATGGCGAACGCCTTCGCGGCGATCAACGCCGATCTCACGATCGTGCCGGTGTTGAACAAGATCGACATGGTCAACGCGCGGCCCGACGAAGTGATCGGCGAGATGGAGTCGACGCTCGGCATCGATCCTTTCGATGTGCAACGCTGTAGCGGCAAGACCGGCGAAGGGGTCGAAGACTTGCTCGTGGCGATCGTCGAGAAGATGCCGGCACCCAAAGGAGATCCGGCCGCGCCGCTGCAAGCGATGGTGTTCGACTCGCACTACGACCCGTTTCGCGGCGTGATCACGTATCTGCGTTTGATGAACGGCGTGCTCAACCGGGGCCAAAAGATCCGCTTCCTCCGCACCGGACAGACGTTCGACATCCTTGAAGCCGGTCAGTTCGTTCCCGAGCGCAAAGCGTGCGATACGTTGCAGGCCGGCCAAGTCGGCTACATCATCTGCAACATCAAGGACGTGCGCCAGGTCCATATCGGCGACACGGTAAGCATCCCCGGCGACGAAGCTGCCGAGGCGCTTCCCGGCTATCTTGAGCCGAAGCGAATGGTCTTCTGCGGGCTTTATCCTTCCGATGGCCAAGACTTCGAGGAACTGCGCGACGCGCTTACCAAGCTCGCCATCAACGACCCAAGCTTCGAGTTCGAGCCGGAAACGAGCGATGCGCTCGGCTTCGGTTTCCGCTGCGGATTCCTCGGTCTGTTGCACATGGAAATCGTGCAGCAACGCTTGGAGCAAGAAGCCGATATCGATCTCGTGCAGACCGCGCCGAACGTGACTTACGAAATCGTGAACACGGCGGGCGAGACGCTCCGGATCTACAACCCGCAAAAAGTCCCTGATTCCGGCAGTATCAAAGAGTTTCGGCAACCGATCGTGCGTGTCAGCTTCATTCTGCCGTCGAACGACATCGGCCCGATCATGCAGCTTTGCAACGACAAGCGCGGCACGTACGTGAAGACGGAATACCTCTCGCCGACGCGCGCGATGCTCGTCTACGATTTGCCTCTCGCCGAAGTCATCTACGACTTGCACGACAAGCTCAAGAGCTTCACCAAAGGCTACGGCACGATGGACTACGAGCTCGTCGGCTATTTCGAAGCCGATCTCGTGCGCATGGACATTCTCGTCGGCGGCAATCGGGTCGACGCGTTGAGCGTCATCTGCGACCGGCGCGATTCCGAACGGCGCGGACGAGCCATCGTGAAGAAACTGCGCAGCGAAATCGATCGGCACCAGTTCGAGGTCGCCATCCAAGCGGCGATCGGCAGCCGCATCATCGCCCGCGAAACGATTTCGGCGTTACGTAAGAACGTTACGGCTAAGTGCTACGGCGGCGATATCACCCGCAAACGCAAATTGCTCTCTAAACAAAAAGAAGGCAAGAAGCGGATGAAGTCGATCGGCAGCGTCGACATTCCGCAGAAGGCCTTCCTCGCAGTCTTGGAAACGGGCAACGAAGAAAACAAATAG
- a CDS encoding VOC family protein, whose product MERPSLYSVELRTTDWLRLVEWYRDVVGLRVAVRMTKGQYALLVGGEGRLTIIGRPDSPELRVEVPESRWSLGFEAADLEATRVRLLAAGISCPPADEHPEGYRELTIRDPDGNRVRFFEFPRKNFA is encoded by the coding sequence ATGGAACGCCCCTCGCTCTACAGCGTCGAACTTCGGACGACCGATTGGCTGCGGCTGGTCGAGTGGTATCGCGACGTCGTCGGGCTGCGTGTCGCCGTACGGATGACGAAGGGACAATATGCGTTGCTCGTCGGCGGAGAAGGCAGGCTTACGATAATCGGCCGCCCGGATTCCCCGGAATTACGTGTCGAGGTTCCGGAGTCGCGTTGGAGTCTCGGTTTCGAAGCGGCCGATCTCGAGGCAACGCGCGTTCGTCTCTTGGCCGCCGGCATTTCTTGCCCACCTGCCGACGAACATCCCGAGGGCTACCGAGAACTCACGATTCGCGATCCCGACGGCAATCGGGTCCGCTTCTTCGAGTTTCCACGTAAGAACTTCGCATAA
- a CDS encoding adenylyltransferase/cytidyltransferase family protein, whose product MKMVFTNGCFDLLHSGHVDLLERARALGDMLVVAINSDASVRALKGPHKPYVQERDRRKMLLALRCVDYVAIFDEPDPLRLIREMQPDVLVKGGDWSVAQIIGADFVLARGGEVHSLALLEGYSSTLVAEQIRKQVPGSASRPLSSTIPLRKAS is encoded by the coding sequence ATGAAAATGGTGTTCACCAACGGCTGTTTCGATCTCCTGCATTCCGGGCACGTCGACTTGCTGGAACGGGCCCGAGCGCTGGGGGATATGCTCGTCGTCGCGATCAACAGCGATGCCTCGGTCCGAGCCCTTAAAGGTCCGCACAAGCCGTACGTGCAGGAACGCGATCGGCGGAAGATGTTGCTCGCTCTGCGCTGCGTCGACTATGTCGCTATTTTCGACGAACCCGATCCGCTGCGATTGATTCGAGAGATGCAGCCCGACGTATTGGTGAAGGGGGGCGACTGGTCGGTCGCGCAGATCATCGGCGCCGACTTCGTGCTCGCACGCGGCGGCGAAGTCCATTCGCTTGCGCTGCTCGAAGGGTATTCGTCGACGTTAGTCGCGGAGCAGATTCGCAAGCAAGTGCCCGGCAGCGCATCCCGTCCGCTCTCGTCCACGATTCCTTTGCGTAAAGCATCGTAA
- a CDS encoding glycosyltransferase family 9 protein: MANHILIVKLSSLGDVIHTLPAAQALRRRFPEARISWAVERAHSGVLRGLPFIDEIIEWDRRTWGTLGDFLGRLRKRNWDLAIDFQGLFRSAFTSWAARAKRRLGFAPLREGAHWFYNERVAAPKQPLHAVEKYLRLIEPLGAIYPGLPLSRSYLGTAVPAAAEGLSSGVPVPTGPEMFPLRTAEADRADIDAWLNERDFDSTQHRLVILNPHCRKEANIWPADRFAQLAGQLLAQDDVRVAVSGGPVANQLCERIAASHGKRVWRADGAFSLLGSAELIRRASVFVTGDTGPMHIAAAVGTPIVAMFGPADPLRTGPYAADAEVLTKRLPCGPCFAKKCPLHHEPAKCMTDIGVEEVFAAAMRQMERSRSSEQRDQAPNRRRSA, encoded by the coding sequence ATGGCGAATCACATTCTGATCGTCAAACTAAGTTCGCTCGGCGATGTGATCCACACGCTTCCTGCGGCGCAGGCGCTGCGGCGCAGGTTTCCCGAGGCCCGCATCTCGTGGGCCGTCGAACGTGCGCATAGCGGCGTGCTGCGCGGGCTGCCGTTTATCGACGAAATCATCGAATGGGATCGGCGCACTTGGGGGACGCTCGGCGACTTCCTAGGTCGGTTGCGCAAACGCAATTGGGATCTCGCGATCGATTTTCAGGGCTTATTCCGGAGTGCTTTTACGAGTTGGGCTGCGCGTGCGAAGCGTCGGCTTGGGTTTGCGCCGCTTCGCGAGGGAGCGCATTGGTTCTACAACGAACGAGTCGCGGCACCGAAGCAACCGCTGCATGCGGTCGAAAAATACCTTCGGCTGATCGAGCCGCTCGGAGCGATCTACCCCGGCTTGCCGCTGAGCAGAAGTTATCTCGGTACGGCAGTTCCAGCGGCAGCGGAAGGTTTGTCATCGGGTGTACCCGTGCCGACGGGGCCGGAGATGTTTCCGCTCCGCACCGCCGAGGCCGACCGCGCGGATATCGATGCTTGGCTCAACGAACGAGACTTCGATTCCACGCAGCACCGGCTGGTGATTCTGAACCCTCATTGTCGCAAAGAAGCGAACATCTGGCCGGCGGATCGCTTCGCGCAACTCGCCGGGCAACTGCTCGCGCAAGACGATGTACGCGTCGCCGTAAGCGGCGGACCGGTTGCGAATCAACTTTGCGAGCGCATTGCCGCTTCGCACGGCAAGCGTGTGTGGCGAGCCGACGGAGCGTTCTCGCTCTTGGGCTCGGCCGAATTGATTCGCCGCGCTAGTGTCTTCGTGACGGGAGACACCGGCCCGATGCATATCGCGGCGGCCGTGGGAACGCCGATCGTTGCGATGTTCGGACCGGCCGATCCGTTGCGAACAGGACCTTACGCCGCCGATGCGGAAGTGTTGACGAAGCGGTTGCCGTGTGGGCCCTGCTTCGCGAAGAAGTGCCCGTTGCATCATGAGCCGGCAAAGTGCATGACCGACATCGGGGTCGAAGAAGTGTTCGCGGCGGCCATGAGGCAAATGGAGCGGTCGCGAAGCTCCGAACAGCGCGATCAAGCACCGAACCGGAGACGATCGGCATGA
- a CDS encoding endonuclease/exonuclease/phosphatase family protein yields the protein MSEVHPRIIRTDAGPKRLAGKLAPPQTQPTKIATEKSITPDNGTTRARLWRAAVLTTMFFGAVIYAGQQRRPIGPSAGTLDVRTIVSAVAASQPAKLRIGTYNIHGCKGTDGRIDLARIAGVLGSLDFIGLNEVHGPGPWEKEDQASALGRTLHMTSLFTPTEQRWWQAKFGNGLLSKLDVRSWQVVPLERRHGKSYRNLVHVRAKAANGTPLNILVTHIDRSDDRERHEQMRTVGEYFLALQSPAVLMGDLNSDAADQEIVKLLDQPGVVDVLGKVKGFQTPRHIDWILTRGLEPVDAGVSPVGPSDHAHIWADLIVPAEISTQR from the coding sequence ATGAGCGAAGTGCATCCTCGGATCATCCGCACCGACGCCGGCCCGAAGCGGCTCGCAGGCAAGCTCGCTCCTCCGCAAACACAGCCGACGAAGATCGCTACGGAGAAGAGCATCACGCCCGATAACGGAACGACTCGCGCACGCCTTTGGCGAGCGGCGGTACTGACGACGATGTTCTTCGGGGCCGTGATCTATGCGGGACAACAGCGCCGCCCGATCGGGCCATCGGCGGGCACGCTCGACGTGCGCACTATCGTGTCGGCAGTTGCCGCGTCGCAACCCGCCAAGTTGAGGATCGGAACCTACAACATCCACGGCTGCAAAGGGACCGACGGCCGAATCGATCTCGCGCGCATCGCGGGAGTGCTCGGCAGTCTCGATTTCATCGGCTTGAACGAAGTGCATGGGCCCGGACCGTGGGAAAAGGAAGATCAAGCCTCGGCCTTGGGGCGTACGTTACACATGACTTCGCTGTTCACTCCCACCGAACAGCGCTGGTGGCAAGCGAAGTTCGGCAACGGATTGTTGTCGAAGCTCGACGTTCGAAGTTGGCAAGTCGTGCCGCTGGAACGACGCCACGGCAAGAGCTATCGCAACTTGGTACACGTTCGCGCCAAAGCCGCGAACGGAACTCCGCTCAATATTTTAGTGACGCACATCGATCGCTCCGACGATCGCGAACGACATGAGCAAATGCGAACCGTCGGCGAATACTTCCTCGCACTGCAGTCGCCGGCCGTGTTGATGGGAGATCTGAATAGCGACGCCGCCGATCAGGAAATCGTGAAGCTGTTGGATCAGCCGGGGGTCGTCGATGTGCTCGGCAAAGTGAAAGGGTTTCAGACGCCGCGGCACATCGATTGGATTCTCACGCGCGGACTTGAACCGGTAGACGCAGGCGTCTCGCCCGTTGGGCCATCGGACCATGCCCACATTTGGGCCGACTTAATCGTACCTGCCGAAATCTCGACGCAGCGCTAA